One segment of Niabella beijingensis DNA contains the following:
- a CDS encoding acetylxylan esterase yields MAKYFIQLMAVCLVWVATLMPAAAQSVFVAVKADHPDWIYKTGEKALFSVEVTRDNKPLEGVTVNYQTGLERISPAVTGDLVLEKGSGVIEGGSLKEPGFLRCIVTVGVDGKQYRGLATAAYEPEHIKPTTTMPADFVAFWKQATAEAARIPMDAQMRLLPDKCTGTVNVYQVSVQNYRQGSRIYGILSMPKKEGRYPAVLKVPGAGVGSYSPDITLSEKGMIVLRIEIHGLPFTLSDSAYKAIANGRLKGYPLFGHDNRDAYYFKRVFMGCIRSVDFLCGLPQFDGTNLAVAGGSQGGALTIATAALDHRVKYMVAYFPGLSDLTGYLYGRTGGWPHLLKDADKVTKKEVETSRYYDMANFARLIKIPGFYSWGFNDETCPPTTAYAVYNTIRAPKELLLVKESGHQYTPEQRVGMDNWLQEKLTGSK; encoded by the coding sequence ATGGCAAAATATTTTATACAATTGATGGCGGTCTGCCTGGTTTGGGTGGCAACGTTGATGCCTGCTGCTGCTCAGTCTGTATTTGTTGCCGTGAAGGCGGATCATCCGGACTGGATTTATAAGACAGGGGAAAAGGCGCTGTTTTCAGTTGAAGTAACCAGGGATAACAAGCCGCTGGAGGGTGTTACGGTTAATTACCAGACAGGGCTGGAGCGTATATCTCCCGCTGTTACGGGCGATCTGGTTTTAGAAAAGGGCAGCGGGGTAATAGAAGGCGGCTCTTTGAAAGAGCCTGGTTTTCTTCGCTGCATTGTTACTGTCGGCGTTGATGGGAAGCAGTACCGGGGGCTTGCAACGGCCGCCTATGAACCTGAACATATCAAACCCACTACAACGATGCCTGCAGACTTTGTGGCTTTCTGGAAGCAGGCAACGGCTGAAGCAGCCCGGATTCCGATGGATGCACAGATGAGATTGCTGCCCGATAAGTGTACCGGAACAGTAAATGTATATCAAGTGAGTGTTCAGAATTACCGGCAGGGATCCCGTATTTATGGAATATTGAGTATGCCTAAAAAAGAGGGCAGGTACCCGGCTGTTTTAAAAGTTCCCGGGGCAGGAGTGGGAAGCTATAGTCCCGATATTACCCTGTCGGAAAAAGGAATGATCGTACTCCGGATCGAAATTCATGGCCTGCCTTTCACACTTTCAGACAGCGCTTATAAAGCCATTGCAAACGGAAGACTGAAAGGATATCCTTTGTTTGGACATGATAACAGGGATGCCTATTATTTTAAACGCGTATTTATGGGGTGCATCCGTTCCGTTGATTTTTTGTGCGGTTTACCACAATTTGATGGAACAAATCTTGCCGTGGCCGGCGGCAGCCAGGGTGGCGCGCTCACCATTGCAACAGCCGCCCTGGATCATCGGGTTAAATATATGGTAGCTTATTTCCCCGGACTTTCTGATTTAACAGGCTACCTGTATGGCAGAACCGGTGGCTGGCCGCACCTGCTTAAAGATGCAGATAAAGTAACTAAAAAGGAGGTGGAAACTTCCAGGTATTATGATATGGCCAATTTTGCCCGGCTGATCAAAATTCCCGGCTTTTATAGCTGGGGGTTTAATGACGAAACCTGTCCGCCAACAACCGCATATGCCGTTTACAATACGATCCGGGCGCCTAAAGAACTGCTCCTTGTTAAGGAATCGGGACACCAGTATACTCCGGAGCAACGGGTAGGGATGGATAACTGGTTGCAGGAGAAATTAACCGGGAGCAAATAA
- a CDS encoding enolase C-terminal domain-like protein, protein MKIKIDHIASDFERQPLVRPFGFKGGYLTELWQTVSLMQTTSGSPKIGLATQSVLYGDPDVFSGHTESAGNALMYALSEKALRLIKETPFDTPVDFLLTSFPEVAKYARALTGLNKVNPNFIYNALVSVDNAAWLVYASENKSADFDAMIPDVYKKSLSNRSPGIAVMYPIPYGMPMTDLVKAAADGYFVFKIKTGLPGDQEQMLKSDMERLSLIHNSLKDLRTSQTKDGRLVYTLDANGRYEKKESLLRYLDHAKTIGAFEQIRLIEEPFPESNNDDVDDIGVIIGADESVHTEADAIKRIQQGYKAMVLKGIAKTLSMSLRIAKIACEHNVACVCADLTVNPLLVDWHKNLAARLQPFPGIGMPVIEANGDVNYKNWEQMKTFHPIQNASWQQVKQGVFELNNDFYERSGGIFQKAAHYENMFKQFR, encoded by the coding sequence ATGAAAATCAAAATAGACCATATCGCATCCGATTTTGAAAGGCAGCCCCTGGTGCGGCCGTTCGGGTTTAAAGGCGGTTACTTAACAGAACTGTGGCAAACCGTTTCTTTAATGCAAACCACATCGGGCAGCCCTAAAATTGGTCTTGCCACACAAAGCGTTTTGTACGGTGATCCGGATGTTTTTTCTGGGCATACGGAAAGTGCCGGAAATGCATTGATGTACGCCTTGTCTGAAAAAGCATTGCGGCTGATAAAGGAAACGCCTTTTGACACACCGGTTGATTTTTTATTAACCAGTTTTCCGGAGGTTGCCAAATACGCCAGGGCGCTTACGGGACTCAACAAGGTGAATCCCAACTTTATTTATAATGCATTGGTAAGCGTTGATAATGCTGCATGGTTGGTGTATGCATCAGAAAATAAATCTGCGGATTTTGATGCGATGATCCCCGATGTGTACAAAAAATCGCTCTCCAACCGAAGTCCAGGTATTGCCGTAATGTACCCGATACCGTATGGGATGCCCATGACCGATTTGGTAAAGGCGGCTGCAGACGGCTATTTTGTTTTTAAAATTAAAACAGGACTGCCGGGAGATCAGGAGCAAATGCTGAAATCGGATATGGAACGACTCTCATTGATTCATAACTCACTGAAAGATTTGAGAACATCTCAAACAAAAGATGGCAGGCTTGTGTATACGCTGGATGCCAATGGCCGTTATGAGAAGAAAGAAAGCTTATTACGATACCTCGATCACGCAAAAACAATAGGGGCTTTTGAGCAAATAAGATTAATAGAAGAGCCCTTTCCCGAATCGAATAATGATGATGTGGACGATATCGGGGTAATTATCGGCGCCGATGAAAGTGTGCATACAGAAGCCGATGCCATAAAAAGAATTCAGCAGGGATATAAGGCGATGGTATTAAAAGGAATTGCAAAGACCCTGAGTATGAGTTTAAGGATCGCCAAAATCGCCTGCGAACATAATGTGGCCTGTGTTTGCGCAGACCTGACCGTGAACCCCCTGTTGGTAGATTGGCATAAGAACCTGGCTGCGCGGTTGCAACCATTTCCGGGAATAGGAATGCCGGTAATCGAAGCTAATGGCGATGTGAATTATAAAAACTGGGAGCAAATGAAAACCTTTCACCCCATACAAAATGCATCCTGGCAGCAGGTAAAACAAGGCGTGTTTGAGTTGAATAATGACTTTTATGAACGGAGCGGGGGCATATTTCAGAAAGCGGCACATTATGAAAATATGTTTAAGCAATTTCGGTAA
- a CDS encoding Gfo/Idh/MocA family protein, with product MTIQPARRNFIKKSSLALAGLTVSGLGATTFAAPLIDSRRRIIGANDRVRTGFIGVGNRGTQLLQVFMEQPDCEVAALCDVYKPYVTRNYAEVDPRYIKAMPRQIPKMGEQFSGQVKRFKDYRRVLDDKSIDAVCIATPDHWHALQTVDAIKAGKDVYVEKPLSKTIREGRAMVDTGKNSKQIITVGLNRRAAPTFQKLAKEIPAGKIGKITFGTCCHVSNMCSKGIGKLRPETPPENFDWDLWLGPRAYRPYQYNIAPYMFRWWDDYANQLSNNGIHYLDLIRWLIGEEAPVAVSAHGGKYVLDDDRTIPDTMHVTYEFGSGVLVTVTILEASSGSFVPHGFLELRGTNGTLYTGEDDYKVLPAQPGQFQTWSSQMQAENFVLDKNDPALPGGGYKNSTFGNIRNFLDCVKSRKEPWATLETGHRSTTMAHLGTIAMQTKKRLEWDAVNERFTNSAEANKLLSYEYRRPWKLT from the coding sequence ATGACAATTCAACCTGCAAGAAGAAATTTTATTAAAAAATCCTCATTGGCCCTGGCTGGCTTAACAGTGTCCGGATTAGGTGCAACAACATTTGCTGCACCATTAATTGATTCCAGGCGGCGAATAATAGGAGCTAATGATCGCGTACGCACCGGCTTTATTGGGGTAGGCAACCGCGGAACCCAGTTATTACAGGTATTTATGGAGCAGCCGGACTGTGAAGTAGCAGCGCTCTGTGATGTATACAAACCTTATGTTACACGCAATTATGCGGAGGTAGACCCGCGGTATATAAAAGCAATGCCCCGCCAGATCCCTAAAATGGGAGAACAATTTTCCGGTCAGGTAAAACGGTTTAAAGATTATCGCAGGGTGCTGGACGATAAAAGTATTGATGCCGTATGTATTGCCACGCCCGATCACTGGCATGCACTACAGACCGTGGATGCCATTAAGGCCGGGAAGGATGTGTATGTTGAAAAGCCGCTGTCAAAAACCATCCGGGAAGGAAGAGCAATGGTGGATACAGGAAAGAACAGCAAACAGATCATTACGGTGGGGCTCAACCGGAGGGCGGCGCCTACGTTTCAGAAACTGGCCAAAGAAATACCGGCGGGTAAGATCGGAAAAATAACTTTTGGAACCTGCTGCCACGTAAGCAATATGTGCTCCAAGGGCATTGGAAAGCTGAGGCCGGAGACCCCGCCCGAAAATTTTGATTGGGATTTGTGGCTGGGGCCAAGGGCATACCGGCCCTATCAATACAATATTGCACCCTATATGTTCCGCTGGTGGGATGATTATGCCAACCAGTTATCAAACAACGGCATTCACTACCTGGACCTCATCCGCTGGCTCATCGGCGAAGAAGCCCCGGTTGCCGTTAGTGCACATGGAGGTAAATATGTGCTGGATGATGACCGTACGATCCCGGATACCATGCATGTAACGTACGAATTTGGATCCGGCGTTTTAGTAACGGTAACGATCCTTGAGGCAAGTAGCGGCAGTTTTGTGCCGCATGGCTTTCTTGAGCTCAGAGGTACGAACGGAACCTTATATACGGGAGAGGATGATTATAAAGTGCTGCCTGCCCAGCCCGGACAATTCCAGACCTGGTCATCGCAGATGCAGGCGGAAAATTTTGTGTTGGATAAGAATGATCCGGCACTCCCCGGGGGCGGCTATAAGAACAGCACCTTTGGTAATATACGAAACTTCCTGGATTGTGTAAAATCGCGCAAAGAGCCGTGGGCCACACTGGAAACAGGCCATCGCTCCACAACAATGGCCCATTTAGGTACAATAGCAATGCAAACAAAAAAAAGGCTGGAGTGGGATGCGGTAAATGAAAGATTCACCAATTCAGCAGAAGCTAATAAATTACTTTCATATGAGTACAGAAGACCCTGGAAGTTAACATGA
- a CDS encoding RagB/SusD family nutrient uptake outer membrane protein has product MKKYYIIILALVALLNSACNKSFLDRRPLDATTSDVFFETPDQMRTYINSFYSSANFPQYANHGSDFDSDNEVNNSPNTRLQGTRVVATSGTISFADVRRINFFFDNYHRVKDGHELSAYQQYLGEAYFFRALIYYKLLQSYGAIQIVTKELTTESAELYNPRDPRDKVADFIIDQLDSAVTYLMADKTSGAGRINKWIALLFQSRVALYEGTWEKYHAGTPFGVENADPEKYFTIAAAAAEQVINSNIYKVYSTGNPRSDYKSFFSLLDYATNSEMMFWRKYDNNLTGGDAAFVNTRFYRMATPDNNTVTKQLADAYLCSDGKPITDNPLFNGYNTLAQEGENRDPRFTQTIAMPDQIWKINSNGSTENWSVAYGRLNSTAAYNAPCGYIIQKGYNPNTAYHVQQYEESPGIIYRYAEVLLNYAEAKAELGTITQEDIDKSIKLLRDRVGMPNLLMSAITTDPKWDFPELSPLINEIRRERRVELAAEGFRWDDIARWAAADELIVGSRPKGFKASQITKNPFPVDEQGFLDPFQESLPSGYGFKLDRDYLNSIPESEILLNDNLKQNPGW; this is encoded by the coding sequence ATGAAAAAGTATTATATCATTATCCTTGCATTGGTTGCCTTGCTAAATAGTGCATGTAATAAAAGTTTTCTGGACCGCCGGCCGCTGGATGCTACTACGTCGGACGTGTTTTTTGAAACCCCCGATCAGATGCGTACCTATATCAATTCGTTCTATAGTTCCGCCAATTTTCCTCAATATGCCAATCATGGAAGCGATTTTGACAGTGATAATGAGGTCAACAACAGCCCCAATACCCGATTGCAGGGAACCAGGGTAGTCGCCACATCGGGTACCATCAGCTTTGCCGATGTGCGGCGCATTAATTTTTTCTTTGACAACTACCACAGGGTGAAGGACGGTCACGAGCTTAGCGCATACCAGCAATATCTGGGGGAAGCCTATTTCTTTCGTGCGCTGATCTATTATAAATTGTTGCAGAGCTATGGTGCTATACAAATTGTAACAAAAGAATTAACCACTGAATCGGCTGAACTGTACAACCCGCGCGACCCGCGCGATAAAGTGGCGGATTTTATTATTGATCAGCTGGATTCCGCCGTCACCTACCTGATGGCCGATAAAACTTCCGGGGCCGGACGCATCAACAAATGGATTGCCTTGCTTTTTCAAAGCCGTGTAGCCCTGTACGAAGGGACCTGGGAAAAGTACCATGCCGGCACTCCTTTTGGCGTGGAAAATGCCGATCCTGAAAAATATTTTACAATAGCGGCGGCGGCGGCGGAACAGGTAATTAACAGTAATATTTACAAAGTGTACAGTACCGGCAACCCTCGATCCGATTACAAAAGCTTTTTTTCATTATTGGATTATGCCACGAACAGTGAAATGATGTTTTGGCGCAAATATGATAATAACCTGACCGGTGGGGATGCAGCTTTTGTCAATACCCGTTTCTATCGAATGGCAACACCAGATAACAATACCGTTACCAAACAGCTGGCTGATGCCTACCTGTGCTCTGATGGTAAGCCCATTACCGATAATCCATTGTTTAACGGATACAATACACTCGCTCAGGAAGGAGAGAACAGGGATCCCCGCTTTACTCAAACCATCGCCATGCCGGATCAGATTTGGAAGATTAATTCAAATGGTTCAACAGAAAATTGGAGTGTGGCTTATGGTCGGCTCAATTCTACTGCTGCGTATAATGCGCCCTGTGGCTATATTATTCAAAAAGGATACAACCCCAATACGGCATACCACGTACAGCAATATGAAGAGTCGCCCGGTATTATCTACCGCTATGCAGAGGTGCTGCTCAACTATGCCGAGGCCAAAGCCGAACTGGGTACCATTACCCAGGAAGATATAGACAAATCCATAAAACTCTTGCGTGACCGGGTGGGGATGCCCAACCTGCTGATGTCTGCTATTACTACTGATCCCAAATGGGATTTCCCTGAATTATCGCCCCTGATCAATGAGATCCGCCGCGAACGCAGGGTGGAGCTGGCAGCAGAAGGTTTCAGGTGGGATGATATCGCCCGCTGGGCCGCCGCCGACGAGTTGATCGTAGGCAGCCGGCCAAAGGGCTTCAAGGCTTCGCAGATCACAAAGAATCCCTTCCCGGTAGATGAGCAGGGGTTCCTCGACCCGTTCCAGGAATCCCTGCCCTCCGGGTATGGATTTAAATTAGACAGAGACTACCTGAACTCCATTCCGGAAAGTGAAATTTTATTGAACGATAATTTAAAACAAAATCCGGGCTGGTGA